A window from Brucella sp. BE17 encodes these proteins:
- a CDS encoding LysR family transcriptional regulator produces the protein MRRRKQSDMPQMPANPLLLGGRIPMTSLIQTLAVAEHLNFRHAANALGVTQSSVSARVKMLEEELGILLFERHTRGVRITQAGRHFVEGVALATGQLDHTVRTAGMFSRGE, from the coding sequence ATGCGCCGTCGGAAACAGAGCGATATGCCTCAAATGCCAGCAAACCCATTGCTGCTTGGCGGTCGCATTCCGATGACATCACTTATTCAGACACTCGCTGTCGCTGAGCATCTGAATTTCCGGCACGCGGCCAATGCGCTTGGAGTTACTCAATCGAGTGTCAGCGCGCGCGTGAAAATGCTGGAAGAAGAACTTGGTATTCTTCTCTTCGAACGCCACACGCGAGGCGTGCGCATCACACAAGCGGGCCGGCACTTTGTCGAAGGTGTTGCTTTGGCAACAGGTCAACTCGACCATACCGTTAGAACCGCCGGCATGTTCTCGCGCGGGGAGTAG
- a CDS encoding helix-turn-helix transcriptional regulator, whose translation MEFPYPPDIDDVDAIPRPVFSLITEATFVGETEPHRHQKAQLMYVISGVLTMQAADGIWTVPPHCALWIPSGVSHAGRMAGHIKIASLYIDPGLAAPLDQHCGIVFVQPFLRELILRFDSESSLLNMGHGREARLISVLLDELAAAPLEPIHLPMPNDRRLRRLTESMIENPALRFTIDEWGARVGASNRTLSRLFQRETGMSFVRWRQQLHIGLALQRLAQGEQVTNIAADLGYESVSAFISLFRRMLGTTPARYFGEAASGASERGDRKARARDESDHGIAEAAETAPNVVPLRRS comes from the coding sequence ATGGAGTTTCCATATCCGCCTGATATTGATGACGTGGATGCAATTCCACGACCCGTCTTCAGTCTTATCACCGAGGCGACTTTCGTAGGCGAGACGGAACCGCATCGCCATCAGAAGGCGCAGTTGATGTATGTCATCAGCGGCGTTCTGACGATGCAGGCTGCGGACGGTATCTGGACGGTGCCTCCGCATTGTGCCTTGTGGATACCAAGCGGTGTTTCCCACGCGGGCCGGATGGCCGGCCATATCAAGATCGCCAGCCTGTACATCGATCCGGGTCTGGCCGCTCCGCTTGATCAGCATTGCGGCATTGTATTCGTACAGCCCTTCCTGCGGGAACTCATTCTGCGCTTCGATTCTGAGTCATCACTGCTGAATATGGGGCATGGGCGCGAGGCACGACTCATATCAGTGTTGCTCGATGAGTTGGCCGCGGCGCCGCTTGAACCGATCCACCTGCCGATGCCGAACGACCGGAGGCTCCGGCGGCTGACCGAATCCATGATCGAAAATCCGGCGCTGCGTTTCACGATCGACGAGTGGGGGGCTCGCGTCGGAGCGAGCAATCGAACCCTGAGCCGGCTGTTCCAGCGCGAGACCGGCATGTCGTTCGTTCGCTGGAGACAACAACTGCATATCGGCCTGGCACTGCAGCGACTCGCGCAAGGCGAGCAGGTTACGAACATTGCCGCCGATCTTGGCTATGAGAGTGTCAGCGCGTTCATCTCTTTGTTCAGGCGAATGCTTGGGACGACTCCCGCTCGATATTTTGGAGAAGCGGCCTCCGGAGCCTCGGAGCGAGGTGATCGAAAGGCGCGTGCCCGCGACGAGAGTGATCATGGCATCGCGGAAGCTGCCGAAACAGCACCGAATGTCGTCCCACTAAGAAGGTCGTAG
- a CDS encoding helix-turn-helix domain-containing protein, with protein sequence MTTLKVGIADYDEMKARTMRIARGEEKSAADDPKVWFTSTESFAQVLSSGNRELLRVIDEQAPSSLEELSQITGRAKSSLSRTLKTMAGYGLVSMEPGKGRKIMLKVLHDRVALELPLLERREAKEGRP encoded by the coding sequence ATGACCACCTTGAAAGTCGGCATTGCCGACTACGACGAGATGAAGGCCCGCACCATGCGGATCGCGCGCGGCGAGGAAAAGTCGGCGGCGGACGATCCGAAGGTGTGGTTCACCTCCACTGAATCTTTCGCACAGGTGCTTTCCAGCGGAAATCGCGAACTGCTGCGAGTCATCGACGAGCAAGCACCCAGTTCGCTGGAGGAGCTGTCGCAGATCACCGGGCGGGCGAAGTCGAGCCTGTCTCGAACCCTCAAGACAATGGCGGGCTACGGTCTCGTCAGTATGGAGCCTGGCAAAGGCCGGAAGATCATGCTGAAGGTATTGCACGATCGGGTGGCCCTGGAACTGCCATTGCTCGAACGGCGCGAAGCGAAGGAAGGCCGCCCATGA